From Kangiella sp. TOML190, one genomic window encodes:
- the guaA gene encoding glutamine-hydrolyzing GMP synthase, translated as MQANIHDHRVLILDFGSQYTQLIARRVREIGVYCELVPFDISDEFIREFNPKGVILSGGPESVMGDNTPRAPQLIFELGVPVLGICYGMQTMAHQFGGRVGSSEKREFGYAEVIATDNVLFKGIEDRIEGSKAILDVWMSHGDKVHEVPTDFDIIASSDNAPIAAMAHQEKPFYGIQFHAEVTHTKQGGRILERFVSDICGCEKLWTSANIIDDAIEQIKQQVGDEEVVLGLSGGVDSSVTAMLLHRAIGDKLTCVFVDNGLLRLNEGDQVMDMFAGKFGLNIIRVDAEDRFLGELKGVDEPEAKRKIIGKVFVDIFDEESKKLVNAKWLAQGTIYPDVIESAGAKTGKAHVIKSHHNVGGLPEDMELKLVEPLRELFKDEVRKIGLELGLPYDMLYRHPFPGPGLGVRILGEVKKEYADLLRKADAIFIEELYKHDLYHKTSQSFTVFLPVRSVGVMGDGRKYDYVVALRAVETIDFMTARWAHLPYEFLELVSGRIINEVDGISRVTYDISSKPPATIEWE; from the coding sequence ATGCAAGCGAATATTCATGATCATCGAGTTCTAATTTTAGATTTTGGTTCTCAATATACTCAATTGATTGCACGCCGTGTGCGTGAGATTGGGGTTTATTGTGAGTTGGTGCCTTTCGACATTAGTGATGAATTTATTCGTGAATTTAACCCTAAAGGGGTTATTCTTTCCGGCGGTCCTGAATCGGTCATGGGCGATAATACGCCACGCGCGCCGCAACTAATATTTGAATTAGGCGTACCAGTATTGGGTATTTGCTATGGTATGCAAACTATGGCGCATCAGTTTGGTGGTCGTGTTGGCTCTTCGGAAAAACGTGAGTTTGGTTATGCTGAAGTCATCGCGACTGACAATGTGCTATTTAAAGGGATTGAAGATCGTATCGAAGGCAGCAAAGCTATCCTTGATGTTTGGATGAGTCATGGTGATAAGGTGCATGAAGTACCAACTGATTTTGACATTATTGCATCGAGTGATAATGCGCCGATTGCAGCAATGGCGCACCAAGAAAAACCTTTTTATGGTATTCAATTTCACGCCGAGGTGACTCACACCAAACAAGGTGGTCGTATTTTAGAGCGCTTTGTTTCGGATATTTGCGGCTGTGAAAAATTGTGGACATCGGCCAATATTATTGACGATGCGATTGAACAAATTAAACAGCAAGTTGGCGATGAAGAAGTGGTATTAGGTTTATCTGGCGGTGTAGATTCATCAGTTACCGCAATGCTACTGCACAGAGCCATCGGTGATAAGTTAACCTGCGTATTTGTTGATAATGGTTTGCTGCGTTTAAACGAAGGCGATCAGGTGATGGATATGTTTGCAGGCAAGTTTGGCCTAAATATTATTCGGGTTGATGCTGAAGATAGGTTTTTAGGTGAGTTAAAGGGCGTTGATGAGCCAGAAGCTAAACGTAAAATTATCGGTAAAGTGTTTGTTGATATTTTTGATGAAGAATCGAAAAAATTGGTGAATGCTAAATGGCTAGCACAGGGTACTATTTACCCTGACGTAATCGAATCCGCTGGCGCTAAAACGGGTAAAGCCCATGTGATTAAATCGCACCATAATGTCGGCGGTCTGCCCGAGGATATGGAGCTTAAATTAGTAGAGCCATTGCGTGAATTGTTTAAAGATGAAGTACGCAAAATTGGTCTGGAGTTAGGCTTGCCGTATGACATGCTCTATCGCCACCCATTCCCGGGCCCAGGCCTTGGGGTGCGTATCTTGGGTGAAGTGAAAAAGGAATATGCGGATTTATTGCGTAAAGCCGATGCCATCTTTATTGAAGAGTTGTACAAGCACGACCTGTACCATAAAACCAGTCAATCTTTTACCGTCTTCTTACCAGTGCGTTCGGTGGGAGTCATGGGCGATGGCCGTAAATACGATTATGTAGTGGCTTTGCGTGCAGTAGAAACGATTGATTTTATGACTGCGCGGTGGGCGCACTTGCCTTACGAGTTCTTAGAGCTGGTTTCTGGTCGAATTATCAATGAGGTGGATGGGATATCCCGTGTAACATACGATATATCCAGTAAACCCCCAGCAACTATTGAGTGGGAATAG
- the tadA gene encoding tRNA adenosine(34) deaminase TadA, whose product MDDFSHTDHQFMQRALELAALAEGKGEVPVGAVLVKDDKIIAEGFNQPILNHDPSAHAEIIALRQAGNKLQNYRLVDTTLYVTLEPCAMCAMALVHARVSRVVFATSDPRTGAAGSVLNILQQNEFNHQCQLESGLMHQEASEQLKTFFKNKRFKLKS is encoded by the coding sequence ATGGACGACTTTTCTCATACTGACCATCAATTTATGCAGCGGGCGTTGGAGCTGGCAGCTTTAGCTGAAGGCAAGGGAGAGGTGCCAGTGGGCGCTGTCTTGGTTAAGGATGATAAGATTATTGCGGAAGGTTTTAATCAGCCGATCTTAAATCACGATCCTTCTGCTCATGCTGAGATAATCGCTTTGCGTCAAGCGGGTAACAAGCTGCAAAATTACCGCTTAGTGGATACCACCCTATACGTCACACTTGAACCCTGCGCTATGTGTGCAATGGCTTTGGTACATGCCCGAGTTAGTCGCGTGGTGTTCGCTACTAGTGATCCGCGAACAGGGGCGGCAGGTTCGGTATTGAATATCTTGCAACAGAATGAGTTTAATCATCAGTGTCAATTGGAGTCAGGTTTGATGCATCAAGAGGCAAGTGAGCAACTAAAGACTTTTTTTAAAAACAAGCGCTTCAAATTGAAATCATAA
- the guaB gene encoding IMP dehydrogenase, translating into MRIIEEALTFDDVLLVPGHSTVLPADADLRTQITRDFSLNIPLVSAAMDTVTEARLAIALAQEGGIGFIHKNMTIEEQAANVRRVKKFESGIVKDPITIPPNTTIGEVKAMTERHGISGMPVVDGDQLVGIVTNRDIRFETNLEQPISNVMTPKERLVTVKENASNQEVLEKLHKHRIEKVLVVDDAFDLKGLITVKDIRNAENKPNACKDREGHLRVGAAVGTGVDTEDRVEALIEAGVDIILVDTSHGHSQGVLDKVKWVKQKYSHKQVIGGNIATAAGARALVDAGADAVKVGIGPGSICTTRIVTGVGVPQISAISNVARELKGSGVPFIADGGVRFSGDICKALAAGAYCVMVGSMLAGTEEAPGEVELYQGRSYKSYRGMGSLGAMNQKNSSADRYFQSSNAADKLVPEGIEGRVPYKGAMNQIIHQMMGGLRSSMGLTGCATIDEMRNKAEFVRVTNAGMSESHVHDVTITKEAPNYRR; encoded by the coding sequence ATGCGCATTATAGAGGAAGCTCTAACCTTTGACGACGTTTTATTAGTACCGGGTCATTCGACCGTACTACCTGCGGATGCGGACTTACGCACCCAAATCACGCGCGACTTTTCTTTGAATATTCCTTTAGTTTCCGCCGCTATGGATACGGTAACCGAAGCGCGTTTGGCGATCGCTTTGGCGCAAGAGGGTGGCATTGGTTTTATTCATAAAAACATGACCATCGAAGAACAGGCGGCCAATGTCCGTCGCGTTAAGAAATTCGAAAGCGGTATTGTTAAAGATCCTATTACCATTCCACCGAATACCACCATTGGCGAAGTTAAAGCTATGACTGAGCGTCATGGAATTTCAGGTATGCCAGTGGTTGATGGCGATCAGCTTGTGGGGATTGTGACTAACCGCGATATTCGTTTTGAGACCAATCTTGAGCAGCCTATCTCGAATGTGATGACGCCGAAAGAGCGTTTGGTCACGGTTAAAGAGAATGCTTCTAACCAAGAAGTTTTAGAGAAATTACACAAGCACCGTATTGAAAAGGTCTTGGTGGTGGATGATGCTTTCGATTTAAAAGGTTTGATCACCGTTAAAGATATTCGTAATGCTGAAAACAAGCCAAATGCTTGTAAAGATCGTGAAGGCCATTTGCGCGTTGGTGCGGCAGTCGGCACTGGTGTCGATACCGAAGATCGAGTGGAAGCTCTGATCGAAGCAGGCGTTGATATTATTCTGGTGGACACTTCGCACGGTCACTCACAAGGCGTGTTAGACAAGGTGAAGTGGGTTAAACAAAAGTATTCTCATAAGCAAGTTATTGGCGGCAATATTGCTACTGCTGCCGGTGCTCGTGCGCTAGTTGACGCTGGCGCTGATGCAGTAAAAGTTGGTATTGGTCCAGGTTCGATTTGTACCACTCGTATCGTAACTGGCGTTGGTGTTCCGCAAATTTCGGCAATCTCCAACGTAGCCCGCGAGCTAAAAGGCTCTGGTGTTCCTTTTATTGCCGATGGCGGTGTGCGCTTCTCTGGTGATATTTGTAAAGCTTTAGCTGCAGGCGCTTATTGTGTGATGGTAGGCTCCATGTTGGCCGGTACCGAAGAAGCTCCAGGCGAAGTAGAGCTGTATCAAGGCCGCTCCTATAAGTCGTATCGTGGCATGGGTTCGCTTGGCGCAATGAACCAAAAAAACAGTTCGGCGGATCGTTATTTTCAAAGCTCCAATGCTGCCGATAAACTGGTTCCAGAAGGCATCGAAGGGCGAGTACCCTACAAAGGTGCTATGAACCAGATTATTCATCAGATGATGGGTGGTTTGCGCTCAAGTATGGGCTTGACCGGTTGCGCAACTATTGACGAAATGCGTAATAAAGCGGAGTTTGTGCGAGTAACGAATGCGGGCATGAGTGAGAGCCATGTGCATGATGTGACCATAACTAAAGAAGCTCCGAACTACCGTCGATAA
- a CDS encoding bifunctional aspartate kinase/diaminopimelate decarboxylase gives MGMQAQWQVLKFGGTSVSSKSNWQNIAKVLQQKQGNNNKLLIVHSALSGVSNQLEVLLEVATRGDSDKFEYGFEQLVKQHQSLIQELGLSEKLLQDSYQSLKKIFDGIILLGEVSDRMKASVMAQGELWATKIGHAYLNILFAGKVYWLDAREHLTSHSDDDYLAVTCDYQPDATLQAAVKTSELVITQGFIASNENGETVLTGRGGSDTSAAYFSAKLLAQRLEIWTDVEGIFTANPNQIQNARLLNQLHYNEAQEMASAGAKVLHPSAIRPVRDSQIPTFIRPTLHPEIEGTKIHNMETNKGIVKAITAKQGVTLISMESQGMWQQAGYLADLFQIFKKHQVSIDLVSTSETNVTVTLDCLTQVISQKRLTKLTTDLTKICRVTVMENCSAVSIVGQNVRAILHKIAPALNIFETYPVYLLSQAASDLNLTFVIDSDYCDKVIASLHELLISNNPNSAILGPTVAELHKKEVATEDKWWQNQQQVIQQILSQQDNAYLYQQQQIEKNIRNIKSVNSVDRVFFAVKANNNQAVLQTVYQQGLGFEAVSIDEIRWLLELLPEMDRQRIFYTPNFASKTEYQDALELGVILSLDSSYPLIEWPSLFAKKRIFLRVDPNIGKGHHENVRTAGATSKFGIPINELEQVKTICERQEIAVTGLHAHAGSGILSPEHWAEHARLLADLAQQFAQVKYLNLGGGFGIKEKDEQQELNLGQVNQALSAVKSEYPSYEFWIEPGRYLIANAGVLVARVTQVKQKQNYYYVGINTGMNSLMRPALYGSYHPIVNFSKLSAEKNKLATIVGPICESTDKLGIEIPFPETQEGDIILIENAGAYGYVMSNQYNMRKPAQEFMI, from the coding sequence ATGGGTATGCAAGCGCAATGGCAAGTTTTAAAATTTGGTGGAACCAGTGTTTCCAGTAAAAGCAACTGGCAAAATATTGCGAAGGTCCTTCAGCAAAAACAGGGTAACAATAATAAGCTATTAATAGTGCATTCGGCCTTAAGCGGAGTTTCGAATCAACTTGAAGTCTTATTGGAAGTAGCTACTCGAGGTGATAGTGACAAGTTTGAATACGGATTTGAGCAGCTGGTCAAACAACACCAAAGTTTAATTCAGGAGTTAGGATTGTCTGAAAAGCTTTTGCAAGATAGCTATCAAAGCTTAAAAAAAATCTTTGACGGTATTATCTTGCTGGGTGAAGTCTCTGATCGGATGAAAGCGAGCGTTATGGCGCAGGGTGAGCTTTGGGCAACTAAAATTGGACATGCATACCTGAACATTCTTTTTGCGGGGAAGGTTTATTGGCTGGATGCGCGTGAGCATTTAACAAGCCACTCGGATGATGACTACTTGGCCGTAACTTGCGATTATCAGCCGGATGCAACATTGCAGGCAGCTGTTAAGACTAGTGAATTAGTGATTACTCAAGGCTTTATCGCCAGTAACGAAAACGGTGAAACGGTGCTTACTGGACGGGGTGGCTCCGATACTTCGGCGGCTTATTTTTCGGCTAAGTTGTTAGCTCAGCGACTGGAAATCTGGACTGATGTTGAAGGTATCTTTACCGCTAATCCTAATCAAATTCAAAATGCTCGCTTGCTTAATCAATTGCATTACAACGAAGCGCAAGAGATGGCGTCTGCTGGCGCTAAGGTGTTGCATCCAAGTGCTATTCGGCCAGTGCGCGATTCGCAAATCCCGACTTTTATTCGCCCAACCTTACACCCTGAAATTGAAGGTACTAAAATCCACAATATGGAAACCAATAAAGGGATTGTCAAAGCCATTACTGCCAAGCAAGGGGTAACTCTGATCTCAATGGAGAGTCAGGGTATGTGGCAACAAGCCGGTTATTTGGCGGATTTATTTCAAATCTTCAAAAAACACCAAGTATCGATAGATCTGGTTTCGACTTCAGAAACCAATGTAACGGTGACTTTAGACTGTTTGACCCAAGTCATTAGCCAAAAACGGTTGACAAAACTAACCACGGATTTAACCAAAATTTGTCGCGTAACTGTGATGGAAAATTGTTCTGCGGTTTCAATCGTCGGGCAAAATGTGCGTGCTATTTTGCATAAAATTGCGCCGGCATTAAATATTTTTGAAACTTATCCTGTGTATTTATTATCGCAAGCCGCTTCGGATCTCAATTTAACCTTTGTTATCGATAGCGATTATTGCGACAAGGTAATTGCTTCTTTGCATGAACTGTTAATTTCTAACAATCCCAACAGCGCTATTTTAGGGCCAACTGTTGCGGAGCTGCACAAAAAAGAAGTGGCAACTGAGGATAAGTGGTGGCAAAACCAGCAGCAAGTAATTCAGCAGATCTTGTCACAACAGGATAACGCCTACCTGTATCAGCAGCAGCAAATTGAAAAGAATATTCGTAATATCAAAAGTGTAAATTCGGTGGATAGAGTGTTTTTTGCCGTTAAAGCTAATAACAACCAAGCCGTATTGCAGACTGTGTATCAGCAAGGATTGGGCTTTGAAGCAGTCTCGATTGATGAAATTCGCTGGCTGCTGGAACTGCTTCCAGAGATGGATCGACAAAGAATTTTTTATACCCCAAATTTCGCCAGTAAGACTGAGTATCAAGACGCTTTAGAGCTGGGTGTTATCTTATCACTCGACAGTAGCTATCCATTAATTGAGTGGCCAAGCTTGTTTGCCAAAAAAAGAATTTTCCTTCGAGTCGATCCTAACATTGGTAAGGGCCATCATGAAAATGTACGAACCGCTGGAGCCACTTCTAAGTTTGGTATTCCCATTAATGAATTGGAGCAGGTTAAAACCATTTGCGAAAGACAAGAAATTGCGGTGACGGGCTTGCACGCACATGCCGGCAGTGGAATTTTAAGTCCTGAGCATTGGGCGGAACATGCTCGCTTATTAGCAGATTTAGCGCAACAGTTTGCACAAGTAAAATACTTAAATTTAGGTGGTGGTTTTGGTATTAAAGAAAAAGATGAGCAACAAGAGCTTAATTTAGGGCAGGTTAACCAAGCGCTATCAGCAGTCAAATCTGAATACCCTAGCTACGAATTTTGGATTGAACCGGGGCGCTATTTGATTGCTAATGCTGGTGTTTTGGTGGCAAGGGTTACCCAAGTAAAGCAAAAGCAAAACTATTATTATGTCGGGATTAATACGGGTATGAATTCATTAATGCGCCCAGCTTTATACGGTTCTTATCATCCAATTGTGAACTTTTCAAAGTTGTCAGCAGAAAAAAACAAGCTGGCGACTATCGTTGGTCCAATTTGTGAAAGTACCGATAAACTAGGTATAGAAATTCCGTTTCCAGAAACTCAAGAGGGCGATATTATTCTGATTGAAAATGCAGGGGCTTACGGCTATGTAATGAGCAATCAATATAATATGCGCAAGCCAGCGCAAGAATTTATGATTTAG
- the xseA gene encoding exodeoxyribonuclease VII large subunit yields the protein MIQPLLQPQEPKETRKVFSVSEMALTIRRQLEREIGQIWITGEISNFMQPASGHWYFTLKDSNAQLKCAIFKNRNRAARFTPEDGQQVLIRAKLSLYEPRGDLQLIGEYIEPAGEGALQVAFNRLKEKLKAKGLFDSARKKPIPKVPQKIGIVTSASGAAIRDVLTVLKRRMPQVPVIIYPSLVQGDKAAANLIQQIEKANQDNICDVLLVTRGGGSLEDMWCFNDEALAEAIFASELPMVSAVGHEVDISISDMVADLRAPTPSAAAELLVPDQSDYRQQLNQLKRRLVNETQHKLEVTQALLDRLTAQIVHPKQTLIESRAELRELTQNLLVAFRELITESSSDLIDLNYRLQAFDPQFELEQKKDDLALSKDQLIAAFKALLKDKQQQMALSMQQLNDFSPLATLKRGYTITENESGKPLTSVKQAQKAKRLTTKFADGEIISLIKGHDGD from the coding sequence ATGATCCAGCCACTTTTACAGCCGCAAGAACCAAAAGAAACTAGAAAAGTCTTTTCCGTTTCTGAAATGGCCCTGACCATTCGCCGTCAACTAGAGCGTGAAATTGGCCAAATCTGGATAACGGGTGAAATTTCCAATTTTATGCAACCTGCTTCTGGCCACTGGTATTTCACGCTAAAAGACAGCAATGCCCAGCTCAAATGCGCCATTTTCAAAAATCGTAACCGCGCAGCACGCTTTACCCCGGAAGATGGTCAACAGGTGCTAATTCGAGCAAAATTAAGCCTGTATGAGCCGCGCGGTGATCTACAGCTGATTGGCGAATATATTGAGCCTGCTGGCGAAGGCGCACTACAAGTGGCCTTTAATCGGCTCAAAGAAAAGCTCAAAGCTAAAGGCTTATTCGATTCAGCGCGTAAAAAGCCGATCCCCAAAGTGCCTCAGAAAATTGGCATCGTAACTTCCGCCAGTGGCGCAGCTATCAGGGACGTTCTAACGGTGCTTAAGCGCCGTATGCCGCAAGTGCCCGTAATCATTTACCCCAGCTTGGTACAAGGTGATAAAGCGGCAGCTAATCTCATTCAGCAAATCGAAAAAGCTAATCAAGATAATATTTGTGATGTGCTGCTGGTTACTCGTGGTGGCGGCTCGCTAGAGGATATGTGGTGTTTTAATGATGAAGCCTTAGCCGAAGCTATCTTTGCCAGCGAATTACCGATGGTTTCCGCAGTTGGGCATGAAGTAGATATCTCCATCAGCGATATGGTGGCCGATTTACGCGCACCAACGCCATCAGCCGCCGCTGAGTTACTGGTGCCTGATCAATCCGACTATCGTCAACAACTTAATCAGCTCAAAAGGCGTCTGGTTAATGAAACTCAGCATAAACTTGAAGTGACTCAAGCGTTACTCGATCGGTTAACGGCGCAAATTGTCCACCCCAAACAAACTCTAATTGAAAGCCGCGCTGAACTCCGAGAGCTAACCCAAAACTTATTAGTCGCTTTTAGGGAGCTGATAACCGAAAGCTCCAGTGATTTAATCGACTTAAATTACCGACTACAAGCTTTTGATCCGCAATTTGAGTTAGAGCAAAAAAAAGACGATTTGGCTCTAAGCAAAGACCAGTTGATAGCAGCATTTAAAGCCCTGCTCAAAGACAAGCAACAACAAATGGCGCTGTCCATGCAACAGCTCAATGATTTTAGTCCTTTAGCGACCCTGAAACGCGGCTATACCATTACTGAAAATGAATCAGGCAAACCTCTAACCTCAGTAAAACAAGCGCAAAAAGCAAAACGCTTAACAACGAAGTTTGCAGATGGGGAAATAATCAGTCTAATCAAGGGTCATGACGGTGACTAA
- a CDS encoding valine--tRNA ligase — MDKAYDPQAIEQDIYQQWEAKNYFASNSSNQAGQDSYCIMIPPPNVTGSLHMGHAFQHTIMDALTRYHRMKGDNTLWQPGTDHAGIATQMVVERLLGAESISRHDLGRDKFIEKVWQWKEESGGTITRQMRRLGDSCDWSREAFTMDEDLSGAVREVFVQLFEEGLIYRGQRLVNWDPKLLTAVSDLEVESHEENGSLWHLRYPLADGSGHLVVATTRPETMLGDTAVAVHPDDERYQDLIGKMIKLPLTEREIPIIADEYVEKDFGSGCVKITPAHDFNDYEMGQRHALPMINILTKTAHLNDNAPSDYQGLDRYEARKKIVADFETLGLLEKIEPHKLMVPKGDRSGVVIEPYLTDQWYVKIAPLAEPALQAVKDGDIKFVPENWSNTYYHWMENIQDWCISRQLWWGHQIPAWYDPNGKVYVGRSEQEVRAKHNLGEINLTRDPDVLDTWFSSALWPFATLGWPEEKPELETFLPTNVLVTGFDIIFFWVARMIMMGLKFTGKVPFKEIYITGLIRDEQGQKMSKSKGNVLDPIDLIDGIELEALVGKRTYGMMNPQAAEKIAKRTRKQFPEGIASYGTDAMRFTFCAMASTSRDINFDLNRVEGYRNFCNKIWNAARYVMMNSDDQDTGLGSEEKVLSLADRWILSEFQNTINQFEKAIAGYRFDMASNALYEFTWNTYCDWYLELSKPILYSDDYSAAEKRGTRHTLVTVLEQLLRLLHPFMPFITEEIWQKVAPLAGVSANSDSIMLQSFPQFDATLVNEASQKDIEWLKKVIIGVRNIRGEMNIAPGKPLQALFRNGSEQDQQRLELYANFLSKLAKLESTQWLNAGDQAPMSATALAGEMEILIPMAGLIDVEQEMARLSKELEKVSKEQARISGKLANPNFVDKAPAAVVDKEKAKLSEVESKLSKINEQLASLDNL, encoded by the coding sequence ATGGATAAAGCTTACGATCCACAAGCTATTGAGCAAGATATTTATCAGCAATGGGAAGCAAAAAACTACTTTGCCTCGAACAGCAGCAACCAAGCTGGGCAAGATAGCTACTGCATCATGATCCCACCGCCCAATGTCACTGGCAGCTTGCACATGGGACACGCCTTCCAACATACCATTATGGATGCGCTGACACGCTACCACCGGATGAAAGGCGACAATACCTTGTGGCAGCCAGGTACCGATCATGCGGGGATAGCCACTCAAATGGTGGTAGAGCGCTTGTTGGGCGCTGAAAGTATAAGCCGCCACGATTTGGGGCGAGATAAATTCATCGAAAAAGTATGGCAATGGAAAGAAGAGTCTGGCGGCACCATCACTCGCCAGATGCGCCGACTTGGTGATTCCTGCGACTGGTCGCGCGAAGCCTTTACCATGGACGAGGATCTGTCGGGCGCCGTGCGCGAAGTTTTTGTCCAATTGTTCGAAGAAGGTTTGATCTACCGCGGGCAAAGGCTGGTGAACTGGGATCCAAAGTTATTAACTGCGGTTTCCGATCTGGAAGTGGAATCACACGAAGAAAACGGTTCTTTATGGCATTTGCGCTACCCCTTAGCTGATGGCTCAGGGCATTTAGTGGTCGCCACCACGCGCCCTGAAACCATGCTTGGCGATACCGCTGTTGCGGTACATCCCGATGATGAGCGCTACCAAGATTTGATTGGCAAAATGATTAAGTTGCCATTAACCGAGCGTGAAATTCCCATCATTGCTGACGAGTATGTGGAAAAAGATTTTGGTTCGGGTTGCGTTAAAATTACCCCAGCGCATGATTTTAACGATTATGAGATGGGGCAACGTCATGCTCTGCCGATGATCAATATCTTAACTAAAACTGCCCATTTAAATGACAATGCTCCTAGCGACTATCAAGGTCTGGATCGTTATGAGGCGCGTAAAAAAATCGTTGCAGATTTTGAGACTTTAGGTTTATTAGAAAAAATTGAGCCGCACAAATTGATGGTACCCAAAGGTGATCGCTCTGGTGTGGTGATCGAGCCCTACTTAACCGATCAATGGTATGTAAAAATTGCGCCCTTAGCTGAACCTGCGTTACAGGCGGTTAAAGATGGTGATATTAAATTTGTTCCAGAGAATTGGTCAAATACCTATTATCATTGGATGGAAAATATTCAAGACTGGTGCATTTCGCGTCAGCTCTGGTGGGGGCATCAAATCCCCGCTTGGTACGATCCTAACGGTAAAGTTTATGTGGGTCGTAGCGAACAAGAGGTGCGCGCAAAACATAATTTAGGTGAGATTAACTTAACCCGCGATCCGGACGTATTAGACACCTGGTTTTCCTCAGCGCTATGGCCTTTTGCCACTTTGGGATGGCCAGAAGAAAAACCCGAGCTTGAGACGTTTTTGCCGACCAATGTGTTGGTAACTGGTTTTGATATTATCTTTTTCTGGGTTGCCCGCATGATCATGATGGGCTTGAAATTTACTGGTAAGGTTCCGTTCAAGGAAATTTATATCACCGGTTTAATCCGCGATGAACAAGGCCAGAAGATGTCCAAATCCAAAGGCAACGTGCTCGATCCGATTGACTTAATCGATGGTATTGAATTAGAAGCATTAGTTGGCAAACGTACTTACGGCATGATGAATCCGCAAGCCGCAGAGAAAATTGCCAAACGTACCCGTAAGCAATTCCCAGAAGGGATCGCCTCTTACGGTACTGATGCAATGCGTTTTACCTTCTGCGCTATGGCTTCGACTTCGCGCGATATCAATTTTGACCTGAACCGAGTCGAAGGCTATCGGAATTTCTGTAATAAAATTTGGAACGCTGCTCGCTATGTCATGATGAATAGCGACGATCAAGACACCGGCCTAGGTTCTGAGGAAAAGGTATTGAGTCTTGCCGATCGCTGGATTTTAAGCGAATTTCAAAACACCATTAACCAATTTGAAAAAGCCATCGCCGGCTACCGTTTTGATATGGCATCCAATGCACTGTATGAATTTACTTGGAACACCTATTGCGATTGGTACTTGGAACTTTCCAAACCTATTCTGTATAGCGATGATTATTCTGCCGCAGAAAAACGTGGCACTCGCCATACTTTGGTGACGGTTTTAGAGCAGCTATTACGCTTACTGCATCCTTTTATGCCTTTTATCACCGAAGAAATTTGGCAAAAAGTTGCGCCTTTAGCTGGAGTAAGCGCCAACAGCGACAGCATTATGCTACAAAGTTTTCCGCAGTTTGACGCGACATTGGTCAACGAAGCTTCGCAAAAAGATATTGAGTGGCTTAAGAAAGTGATTATTGGAGTGCGCAATATTCGTGGCGAAATGAACATTGCCCCAGGTAAACCTTTGCAAGCTTTATTTCGAAATGGCTCCGAGCAAGATCAGCAGCGTTTAGAGCTTTACGCTAACTTCCTTAGCAAGCTGGCTAAACTTGAATCGACCCAATGGCTCAATGCTGGTGATCAAGCCCCCATGTCGGCAACCGCTTTAGCTGGCGAGATGGAAATCTTAATTCCAATGGCAGGCTTGATTGATGTTGAGCAAGAAATGGCGCGTCTTAGTAAAGAGCTGGAAAAAGTTAGCAAAGAGCAAGCGCGCATCAGTGGCAAACTTGCTAACCCTAACTTTGTGGATAAAGCACCCGCAGCAGTGGTTGATAAAGAAAAAGCCAAGCTTAGCGAAGTCGAGTCGAAGCTTAGTAAAATTAATGAGCAGCTCGCCAGTTTAGACAATTTATGA